The Halarchaeum grantii nucleotide sequence GGCGACACCGCCACCGTCGCGCGCCTCCACAGCGAGGGCGGCCAGCTCGTCGAGCGCGACCAGCACACCCTCACCGCACCCGAGGGCGAGGACCGCGTCGCCACCGTCCTCGCCGCGTTCGTCCCGCAGTACTACGCCGAACGCCGCCTCCCCGACGCCCTCCTGCTCCCCGAGGACCCCGGTGATCCGGACGTCGCCGACTGGCTCGAAACCGAGGGCGTCGCCGTCCGCGTCCCCGGCACCGGCCGCGAAGCCCGCCTCGTCGACCTTGCGCTGAAGAACGCTCACCGGCGCGCCGGCGGCCGCGACGAGCTCGGCGCGCTCCGCGACGCGCTCGGCTTGGAGCGGCGCCCCGAGCGCATCGAGGGCGTCGACGTCAGTCACGCGCAGGGGAAAGCCGTCGTCGGCAGCGACGTCACCTTCGTCGACGGCAGCGCCGAGAAGGCCGATTATCGACGCAAGAAGCTCGGCGAGGAGAACGACGACTACGCGAACATGTATCGGCTCGTCCGGTGGCGCGCGGAGCGCGCCGTCGACGGCCGCGACGACCGCCCCGACCCCGACCTCCTCCTCGTCGACGGCGGGCGCGGCCAACTCGACGCCGCGCTCGACGCCCGCGACGACGTCGGCTGGGAAGTACCCACAGTCGCGCTCGCGAAACGCGAGGAAACCGTGGTGACGCCCGACGCCACGTACGACTGGGACGACGACGCGCCCCAGCTCCACCTCCTCCAGCGCGTCCGCGACGAAGCCCACCGCTTCGCCGTCCAATACCACCAGCGCCTCCGGGACACCGTCGATACCGCACTCGACGACGTCGACGGTATCGGACCCACCACCCGCAAACGCCTCCTCCGGCGCTTCGGGAGCGTCGAGGGCGTCCGCGCCGCCAGCGTCGACGAACTCCGCGACGTCGACGGCGTCGGGCCCGCGCTCGCCGAGCGCATCGAGCGGCGTCTCTGAGAACCACGACACGGGGAAACCGCTAAGGGCCGCGGCCCGAACTAGACGCGTATGTCAACGGGGAGCAGCGCCGGCCGGTTCTTCCGCACGCTCGGGCGAGCGAGCGCGCGCGTCCGCTGGCGCCATCTCCTCGGCGCCGCGCTCGCCGTCGTCGCCCTCCTCCTTGCGGCCGCCATCGGCTGGGTCGCCGCCGCCGTCGTCCTCGCCCTCCTCGTCGTCGCGTCTCTCGCGATCGACAGCGTCGAAATCGTCCAAGCCTACGAACGCCGCCCCTACACCGTCCTCGGCAGGTACGACGGTACTCTCGGCCCCGGCATCAACCTCGTCCTCCCGCTCGTCACCGAGACGCACGTCTTCGACACGCGCACCCAGATGATCGAAGTCCCCACGCAGGAAGCCATCACGCAGGACAACTCGCCCGTCCGCGCGTCCGCCGTCGTCTACCTGCGCGTCGTCGACGCCGAGAAGACCTTCCTCGAAGTCGAGGCCTACCGACAGGCCGTCGCCTATCTCGCGCAGACCTCGCTACGCGCCGTCATCGGCGACATGGAACTCGACGACACGCTCAGCCGCCGCGAGGAGATGAACGACCGCATCCACGACCAGCTCGGCGACACCGTCGCCGAGTGGGGCGTCGACGTCGAAGCCGTCGAAGTCAAAGCCGTCATGCCGAGCGACGGCGTCGTCGCCGCGATGGAGCGCCAGACCGCCGCCGAACGCCACCGGCGCGCCATGATCCTCGAAGCACAGGGCGCGAGACAGGCCGCCATCGAACGCGCCGTCGGCGACAAACAGGCCGCGGTGCTCCGCTCCGAAGGTCGCAAGCGCGCCAGCGTCCTCGAAGCCCAGGGCGACGCCACAGCCACCGTCCTCCGCGCGCGCGCCGCCGAGGCGATGGGCGAACGGGCCATCATCGAGCGCGGCTTCGAGGCCATCGAACGCGTCGGCCGAGGCGCGGCCACCACGTACGTCGTCCCACAGGAACTCACCTCGCTCGTCGGCCGCTACGGCCGCCACCTCTCGGGTGACGAATCCGGAAACGGCCTCGACTCACTCGGCGTCGACCTCGCCTACCTCGACTTCGAGGACGTCGTCGAAACCCCCGCCGACGCCGACGGGGTCGAAATCGAGATCGACTGACTACCAGTCCGACCCCGGTTCGGGCTCCACGACGTCTGCGTCCGCCACGTCGTCGAGGTCGTACTCCTCCCGGAGCGACGCGATCCGGTCAC carries:
- a CDS encoding excinuclease ABC subunit C — translated: MDADAVRDAAGELPAEPGVYQFQRDGTTLYVGKAVDLRARVRSYADARSARIARMVERADALDFAVTDTETQALLLEANLIKRHQPKYNVRLKDDKSYPLVQLTDHAFPRIEVTRDPDEGATAYGPYTDVGRVETVVKAIRETYGLRGCSEHKFEGRARPCLDHDIGLCSAPCTDEIAREAYREDVESAKRFFEGETGVLADPIEREMEDAAQAQAFERAANLRDRLDAVRAFHGGGGAAVAGGGTERDVDVLGVAVEGDTATVARLHSEGGQLVERDQHTLTAPEGEDRVATVLAAFVPQYYAERRLPDALLLPEDPGDPDVADWLETEGVAVRVPGTGREARLVDLALKNAHRRAGGRDELGALRDALGLERRPERIEGVDVSHAQGKAVVGSDVTFVDGSAEKADYRRKKLGEENDDYANMYRLVRWRAERAVDGRDDRPDPDLLLVDGGRGQLDAALDARDDVGWEVPTVALAKREETVVTPDATYDWDDDAPQLHLLQRVRDEAHRFAVQYHQRLRDTVDTALDDVDGIGPTTRKRLLRRFGSVEGVRAASVDELRDVDGVGPALAERIERRL
- a CDS encoding SPFH domain-containing protein, which translates into the protein MSTGSSAGRFFRTLGRASARVRWRHLLGAALAVVALLLAAAIGWVAAAVVLALLVVASLAIDSVEIVQAYERRPYTVLGRYDGTLGPGINLVLPLVTETHVFDTRTQMIEVPTQEAITQDNSPVRASAVVYLRVVDAEKTFLEVEAYRQAVAYLAQTSLRAVIGDMELDDTLSRREEMNDRIHDQLGDTVAEWGVDVEAVEVKAVMPSDGVVAAMERQTAAERHRRAMILEAQGARQAAIERAVGDKQAAVLRSEGRKRASVLEAQGDATATVLRARAAEAMGERAIIERGFEAIERVGRGAATTYVVPQELTSLVGRYGRHLSGDESGNGLDSLGVDLAYLDFEDVVETPADADGVEIEID